A section of the Campylobacter porcelli genome encodes:
- a CDS encoding ComF family protein, whose protein sequence is MIYDLKYNNLISLDDKIKLAEKLATIAVDFLNSKIMVAPYIWVIVPAPASKDREIQPLYLLADRVAYLLNKAIDFDYIKKIKNTDELKSIDDPDERARILKDAFRCDKRYKNKKILLIDDLFRSGATLNEITKTLYTQGEVNNVYALCFTKTRSKR, encoded by the coding sequence ATGATTTACGATTTAAAATACAATAATTTAATCTCTCTTGATGACAAGATAAAATTAGCTGAAAAGTTAGCAACCATCGCTGTTGATTTTTTAAATAGTAAGATTATGGTTGCTCCATATATATGGGTTATAGTACCAGCTCCAGCTTCAAAAGATAGAGAAATACAGCCGTTGTATTTGTTGGCTGATAGAGTGGCTTATTTGCTTAATAAAGCGATTGATTTTGACTATATTAAAAAAATAAAAAATACTGATGAATTAAAATCCATAGATGATCCAGATGAGAGAGCTAGAATTTTAAAAGATGCTTTTAGATGCGATAAGAGATATAAAAATAAAAAAATTTTACTAATTGATGATTTGTTTAGAAGTGGTGCTACTTTAAACGAAATTACAAAAACACTTTATACACAAGGTGAAGTTAATAATGTGTATGCTTTATGCTTTACAAAAACTAGGAGCAAAAGATGA